A window from Salvia miltiorrhiza cultivar Shanhuang (shh) chromosome 2, IMPLAD_Smil_shh, whole genome shotgun sequence encodes these proteins:
- the LOC131007929 gene encoding F-box protein CPR1-like: MKPDFFKNLPPEIITEIFLRLPAVSIPISKCVCKRWLHLLEPDAFVKSHFARSAPALVVLGDSGRLKVFELEGELNLDLESYDPLTKYDFPNYHRGRMTSVNGFLALWMCGYDALKVRVDMIYVCNLITREVIKLDLPSDPQLRISDVSAYGFGVSKISGRYKAVCIKLTPYDDKLDCRVYTLGTGSWRRLEGNPYNYHHGSGAFVNGNLHWLATLQVPWISCFDLETECFSFFKAPPYHAQGFPFVRGRSLSTLSGCLCFCKEASEYENDGGRHELTIWIMKEYGVDESWSKEYVIPIDVGMSFVHPIKVFENGDLLMSVKVNFFRCIFYYSNKNKTMQRIDLFGADRVECGLFTPTLVSLKTLGLGVENVISF, from the coding sequence ATGAAGCCAGATTTCTTCAAAAATCTACCACCAGAAATCATCACCGAGATCTTCTTAAGACTACCTGCTGTAAGCATTCCAATAAGCAAATGCGTTTGCAAGCGATGGCTCCATCTGCTGGAGCCTGATGCTTTTGTCAAGTCTCATTTTGCCAGATCCGCCCCCGCCCTAGTTGTTTTGGGGGATTCAGGTCGGTTGAAAGTTTTCGAATTGGAAGGCGAGCTCAATCTCGATCTCGAGAGCTACGATCCACTCACCAAGTATGATTTCCCTAACTACCACCGAGGAAGAATGACTTCTGTTAATGGTTTTCTTGCTCTATGGATGTGTGGTTATGATGCTCTAAAGGTGCGTGTTGATATGATTTATGTATGTAATCTGATCACTCGTGAAGTTATTAAGCTGGATCTGCCTTCAGATCCACAACTACGTATTTCAGACGTATCTGCTTATGGATTTGGGGTAAGCAAAATCAGTGGCCGATACAAGGCGGTCTGTATTAAACTTACGCCCTATGATGATAAATTGGATTGTCGTGTATACACTCTTGGAACAGGATCATGGAGACGCCTTGAAGGTAATCCATATAATTACCATCATGGTTCAGGTGCATTTGTTAATGGAAATCTCCATTGGTTAGCAACACTACAAGTGCCATGGATTTCTTGCTTTGATCTTGAAACAGAATGTTTTAGCTTCTTTAAAGCTCCTCCTTATCATGCTCAAGGATTTCCCTTTGTAAGAGGAAGGTCCTTATCTACTTTGAGCGGTTGCCTATGCTTTTGCAAGGAAGCATCCGAATATGAAAATGATGGTGGGCGACATGAGCTTACTATATGGATTATGAAGGAATATGGAGTGGACGAATCTTGGAGCAAGGAATATGTGATCCCCATTGATGTTGGCATGAGTTTTGTTCATCCCATCAAAGTTTTCGAAAATGGCGACCTATTGATGTCAGTAAAGGTAAACTTTTTCAGGTGCATTTTCTATTACTCTAACAAGAATAAAACTATGCAAAGGATTGATTTGTTTGGTGCTGACCGTGTCGAGTGTGGGCTTTTCACTCCCACCCTTGTTTCTCTCAAAACTTTAGGTTTAGGTGTGGAGAATGTAATCTCATTCTGA